The sequence below is a genomic window from Rudanella lutea DSM 19387.
AAGGGCCGAACAGGTGTCTCTGTACGCCGAGCTTCTTCAGCCTGCTCCTGCGCATTTAACTCATGCCGTATACCCTTAATCAATGATGCATACTCGTTTCTAAGCACTGCCTCCCGAATAACATCCTGCCGTTTTACCTCCTCGGCTAACTCAGAATCAGCAGCCATTTGCCGGGCAAACGATTCCCGTTCGGCCTGGGGTAGTTTATGGTCCAAGTAAGCGTTGATCCGGTTCAACAGCTCGTCGTCTACACGCATGGTCGATTACAAAACAAAGTTTCTAAGCTTCTCAATACAGCGATGTCTCTTCACCTTAGCCGATTCTGGCGTCATGTTCAGGGCCTTCCCACATTCGGCAATTGACTTGCTATGGAAGTAAAATAGCGTTACAAATTTCAAACATTTTTCGTCTAGCTGATTCAAAATCTGCGTAACCCGGCCAAGACGCTGCTCTCGTTCTTCTGCTTCTATCGAATCGTCGGCTGGTAGGTTATCAAAAAACTCCTCATTTTCTGACATATACATCTCCTTACCGGTTTTCCGCCAGTAGTCAACG
It includes:
- a CDS encoding RNA polymerase sigma factor, translated to MHTSFTIFSDPESLIKALQQENRNAQSYLYKRCKQVCFHYAEPRTKLSRDVLEDILQDAVVEFFMQLRNRRYVYEGIPPEQYVKRIFWFKCVDYWRKTGKEMYMSENEEFFDNLPADDSIEAEEREQRLGRVTQILNQLDEKCLKFVTLFYFHSKSIAECGKALNMTPESAKVKRHRCIEKLRNFVL